ggtggtacataccgtgcaggggcctgtccttccatgatggttcctcgccttcctcctctttcttgggtttctgctgcctgaggtattcactgagcacgctgtcagttggggccatcttcgtgatgtattcgtggatgtttcttgtctcatcctggactgtggtgctgacactcaccagtcccggccccttccttccgcttagcgtacaacctcagggtgctggacttggggtgaaaccctccatgcatggtaaggagctttcttgtctttatgtcagtggcttctatctcctcctttggccagcctattaccccagcagggtacctgatcacgggcagggcgtggtgttgatggcccggatcttgttcttaccgttcagctgactcctcaggacttgcctgaccctctgcaggtacttggtggttgcagctttcctagcggcctcttcatggttcccattcgcctgtgggatccccaggtacttgtaactgtcctctatgtctgcaatgttgccttctggtagttcaatcccctcagttctgactaccttcctctctttgttaccatccgactacacttctccagtccgaatgacattccaatgtcattgctgtatagcctggtagtgtggatcagtgaatcgatgtctcgttcactcttggcatacagcttgatgtcatccatgtacaggaggtggctgacaaccgctccgtttcgtagtcggtatccgtagccagtcttgttaatgatctcactgaggggttcaggcctatgcagaacagcagtggggacagagcatctccttggtagatcccgcacttgatggtgacttgtgctatggggttggagttggcctctagtgttgtacgccacatccccattgagttcctgatgaaggctcttagggtcctgttgatcttgtacaattcaaggcattccagtatccagctgtggggcattgagtcataggccttcttgtaatcaatccaggctgtgcacaggttggtcagtctggtcttgcagtctctctctctctctctctctctctctctctctctctctctctctctctctctctctatatatatatatatatatatatatatatatatatatatatatatatatatatatatatatatatatataacttcttcattttatttatcttttctgataaatttattttaaagtttaaagtcttGGCTCTATTTCTATTGGTTGCTTTGAGCAAAAACTTCAAGCTTTACACTTCATTACAATCAAATGCAGTGTTTAGGTGTACGGGTATTGACAACCACTAGAGGTCACTTTACTCAAGGTTTACACTCACCAGCAACTTTCTTGTCAAATGTGAAATACGGCAAAACATTTTAAGACATCTAGAGTGGATTATCAGATGGGGGCAGTAGCAAATACATGTGTTGACCAGTTTATCTTTGAGTAATTTCTACACTGTTTTCACAAGCTGGTCTTTTGGCATCTTATGTTTTGgtgatcaaaacaaaaacagttaaaaacacaacagaactGAATTGAAACAAACGCTTGTGTTTCAGTCTTATTTCCATCAACTTGTGCAGTAACATTTTCTGCTAAGAGCTTTCTAATATCAGGTGTTGCCTTGTACCTCTGTGTTTTCAATTATCTGAAAAATGTagaacacatttttttcccagAATTTTAACATCTGaaatgtttaactttttttcttttgatgagCATCGGTGGTGCTCTTACAGCTAAGCCAGTTGAATTCTAACCAGCTTCATAGGAAAAAATAGCATGTCAGTGTTTTGGCCCGTTTtgtgatttatttgtttgtttgttcatatGTGAAGTGACACGAGAGAAAAAGGTGGACCTAGAAAAGCGACAGACACAGAGATCAGTATTTCTCTGCAAAGTGATTGGACCAAGAGGGACAGGCAAGTCTGCCTTCCTCCAGGCCTTTTTGGATCGCCACATTGTGGTATGTCCCCATCACCTAGTCTGGAGCTGAATGTCATATGTTGCATTCTTAGGTTGTGATAGACAAATACTACTCTTTACTATTAACTCTGATCATGCTAAAGTGTCTTTTTTGCTTTAATAGAATAAAGGCGATTCCAGCAGTGCCTTCTCCCCATATGTCATAAATACTGTACAAGTCAGTAACCAGGAAAAGTACCTTATCGTAAGTAGCTCCcatgggtttttgttttttttatatcactGTCCCTCTCTATCTGACCCTGACTATGACCTGAGCAACCTTCTCTTCTCTGCAGCTTAATGAGGTAGACGTGGAAACGGAGTTCTTGAAGAAGTCAGACGCCTCCTGTGATGTTGCTTGTCTCATGTATGACATCAGTGACCCCCATTCCTTCAACTATTGTGCCAGCATATACAAGGTCAGTCACAGTCAGTTACAGGACCATTTGAAGGATAAAGTGTCAATTTCTATTCATTCTTAATTTTTAAGAtcacttcttcttttactgtgtgTTTTGCTGCTGTTTGCCCACAGTTACCCTGTCTGATAATCCAGCACAGCTCACTTTGCAGCCTCTCCCAGTCTTTACCGTTCATATATGTAATTACAGAAAGATAATTTTGGAGAGCTGAAAATTGCAGAGGTTAGATGGTCCAACATATTAAATAGACTTGAGACAGACATCCTTCCAGCATCGTTAttagttttttaatatttgtttgaCTAAAGAAAGATTCAGTTACAATTACTCTGCAGTTACTAAGCAACACGTAAACATAAACTGCGATTTAATTTGCTTGTATTCGGACCCACTGGCTGTAATTAGTTAACAACCTCAGTTATGTGTTATCTGAATTAGATTAGGACACCCTTTTATATAAATTCACTTCTCCCTCAACTcagcttttcactgtttgaactttttaatttcttttatttagcaacatTACATGGAAAGCAACATCCCATGCGTGCTGGTCGCCTCCAAGGTGGACCTTCCTGAAGTGAAGCAGTTCCACGGGATGACCCCAGCAGAGTTCTGTTATAAGCACAGACTGCCTCCACCGATGCCCTTCTCCACGCTGTCCCTTGACTCCACCAGCAAGAACATCTACACAAGACTTGCCTGGGCAGCCATGTACCCGTATGTTTCAGTTAGACAGCCTGCTGCACTCAGTCACCACCTCCTGTTTTCAGTCACCTTGTTTCAGGGCGTTTAGGTTCTTTGGTACAGGGAGAACATCCCAGGTTGAGCCCATGTTAGATTCATTAATAGAGAAGTATATGGTTAGAGAAATGTctctatatattatatatacactTACAGGAACCCTATATTGTTTTAGCTAAACTAAATCTCCTTTGATAATGCAAAACCTTCATTTTCACTGCGCACAGATTAAAAATATCCTAAGTGCTGTCAGACATTAGATAACACTTGTTACCTGTAACTGTATAGTACCAATGACAGTTTCATAAACATCATACACACAGATTCTGACAATCACTTCGGTTTACACGTGCAGAGGGAGATGATGGCAGGCAGGCAGCAGAAAGTCGAGGCAGGGGTTAATTACATATTCATGGCTCTGCACATACTAAATAAAGTGTAGAGTTATATCTACCACATTTTAttgtcattaaaaaataaatgtcattttGATATACAGAGTTTCTAGGGGTGTATTCAGGAGAAAGTTTCATTAAAACTGTAGAAAATATAAAGCTGAATGAATAAAAGGTGCTAGGTGAAGGTGTAAAATAAGCTAGATGTTTGTAATATTAATgcttgttcatgtttttttttttttttaattgctgacCCTCTGTGATTGCTCTTTTTCCCTTTCAATCTCCAGGCACCTGAATGGTTCAGACATGAGCAACACAACATTCTGGCTGAGAGTGGCTTTGGGCTCGGCTGTGGTTGCAGTTCTGGGTTTTGCTATCTACAGAGCTGTTGCCAGACTGAAATGACTGACAAGCTGGAAAGGCTTCCCCCCCCCAGCCTGATGCTCCATCCATCAAGACCAAACCTCTGTGACCAGATGCAGAACCGCCACAGCTTGAACTAGACAAAGtccatgtcatttttttttttaataccctGAAGGCTTCCAGGACACTTTCCATATCTCTGCCATTTCCATCATCTGATCTCTTCTCCACTTTGAAGTCAGTTGATCACGTCACACCAGCAGCAAGCTGATGATCGTATTATTCCCCATGCTGCCGGGCCCAGGTTTTTCCGCCTTACATTGTTTGTCCAGGCTAAGTAGTGGGTAGCCTTTCTGTGCTTGACACTCCAAGAACTGCTACTGTTAATATCCAAAAAGGTGCTTTATCAGAGGGGAGGAAATGCAGGAAGAAAGCAGTGTCAAGCCCACTGCTTTCCCCCTCAGTGTCAATATAGTGCTAACGATGAGAGATTTTTATATACGTGCATAAAGCAAAATATGCCAAACTGAATCAAGAACCAAAGGGCAGCATGTGAAGCATTTTGGCAAAGACTACttgctgattggctgctgctgaAACCCACACATGAGAATTGCTGTTTCTTCTGACTGAGATACCGGAGATACAAATTAATCGTATATGATTTGCCAAATTAATCCAGCGGCAGTGAGTAGTCGTAGCATGCTACTTTCCTCTTAGGCATGCTGTTTGGACTGATGaagtattgtttttctttttttttagtagcGAGGTATTAATGGGAATGCTGTGGCAGGGATTGATTTCTCTTTGTGCAGAAAGAAACTTTCCTTTCATGTGGAAGATGGTGGTTTTGCATTTGCTTCTGCCAGAATGTAGGAAATATTTTCTGCTCTAAAAGGAGACCAGGCACACCtaaaaaattttacatttttaatgaaaaatgtgGTCATTTATCTTTGCTTCTGCTAGGTTTGTTAATTTCACTTTGaagttaaattaattttaattgatTTTAACTGTTtgatttgtgcttttttttttttctccccccaaaAACCCTTCCAATGGTTTTACTGTGTTACAGAGTCCACCATTGTATTGTTTTCCCACTATGACTCTTTAATTATTATACCTGTTTTGTTGACTGATTTAGCTCTGAACCCACTGTTTTCCCTGGAcgtttgtttgacttttaaaacagttttctTACTGATTTTAGTTGCTTAATAAAAGACCAGACCAGACTGGGTGTAGACGTCATGACTGTTGAAAGAGATGTTGTGAAACTGTAATTATTATTGATGTTTGATAGTTGGCACTTTTATCTTTGGGCCAAGTTTCAGTAGTTGctgaagttttttgtttttagcgcTCAAGCGAGAGCAGATGTTTTTAATATCTGGCATCTGAGTGTATATGAGTCACAGGAGGAATAGATTCTCTGTGAATTTAATCACAAAACcttatttattttcatgcataaagtgttaaaatactgaaaattaGATTACTCATCGTTGCTGCGACACCGGTTTCAACATGCTTTGGCTGGTCTGTCCGCTGCACATTGATCGCTCAGCAGGGAGCTTTTAAACAAGGTTAGTGCAGCAATCTTACATCCGTATATAAAGATAACAACAAATAACAGCACGTGGAGAGTGACATTTACATGTAATCCTGACTCTCATCATCAGTTGGACTCCAGTCTGCTGCCGCCTCTGTGCCGACTGCATTGACGAGGAGTCCGCTTGTTCCTTCAGGATGCCACAAGATGGCAGAGTTGCTCCTCAGGTAAGGAGGAGGACAGCAAGCGATGGGTGTGTCTGCAAAGGCACCTCCTCGGCGATCTGCAGCCCCTCTATATGATAGATTTTGAGTTTGATGTGCGAATGGTTGCTGCAGGTTAACCTGTATGTCCTCTATGTGGGAGCGTTTGAATGGTGTGTTTCACTAAAAAGCCTTAACCTCCAGTTATTTAATACCCCTGCCCTTCTATGCAACTGCATTTTCATTGTATTAAAGTACTTTATTCCTTTATTCCTGTGCACATTTCCCGCTCTGTTGTGTGCAGGCTTCGTGCTTTATGTCACTCGGATTATAAATCAAACCCATTGTCTGCACCCACGGAGAGCAGGTTGCACTTGATAAGTAACACTATTGCTTCCTAGTGTAAATTGCCATGTTATAACTTGAAGTCATCTCAAGTTTCACTGTATTTAATCAGCTCTTATGCGATTAAAATATCTCATTAAGGCTTCCGTAGGTGGGCTTTGTTAAATCCCAGTGCATAACTAATACTATGGAAAAGAGGGTTTACATGTCATCCCAAATATCCACACATCCAAAATTGGGGACACTGTGTTCTTTGTCCTTGCAGCCAAATAAATGACATATAAGCCTTTAGAGTTTTGATGTGCACAGTATTTTATCCATCCGCTTCACGAAGCGAATTACGCACATGCGCGCAATAAgttgaaaacacttttttgttttttagaagaTGACAAAGGTTTATTGGGTCGCAGTGTAAGCAGTCTTTAAAAGTGACTGAATACAGAGTGGTGCTTGTACATCATGAGTCGTCTGaacatggaaaaaaatatatacaggaTGGAGTCTGAATGACCACTATAGAGGCTTTAGGAAATTCTTGCTGACGCTCGCCTCCTATGGTCTGTACATTGTGAAGGCTCAACAATGCTCAACATTGAAACATTTGTATTTTCAGCATGACCTCGTGCACTAACAACAACTATTCATGACTTCCACTGTATATACAAGTTTTCCTTATCAGCAAGATCTCACTCTAGCCTATAAGTAACCGAGGATCAGACGGGAATTAAcagtattgttattattaacgcaataattaaaaaaaaaacaatgctcaCAATTATTTCTACAGCTTTTTTTTAGGCTATAGTGCAAATGGAGAGAAAACTACTGGTAAAAACAGTATAAGTTTGCATGACACCTTACAAAAATAATACATATACGAAAACATTTCCTTAAGTATTTACAGTGATTTTGCCTCCGCTATTGTCCATTCACTTCTTTTTTGATGTCTTGGCTGCCTTTTTGGGTGTCTTTGCCTTGGGCTTGGCTGCTTTCTTTGCTGGTTTTGCTTTGGGCTTGGCTGCCTTGGGTTTCTTCGCCGGTGCCTTTTTGGCTTTTACTGGCGTCGCCTTCTTCGCgaccttcttcactttcttcGCAGCTGCTTTCTTGGGTTTCTCCGGCGTCTTGGCCACCTTCTTGGGCTTGGCCACCTTCTTGGGTTTGGCGGGCTTGGCCGCTTTCTTTGGCTTGGGGGCCGTCGCCGCTGCCGCCTTGGTGGACTTTTTGGAGTCCTCCGGTTTGGTGAGCCTGAAGGATCCGGACGCGCCGATTCCCTTGGTGTGGCGCAGCGTCCCAGCCGCCACCAGTCTCTTCAAGGCCATTTTAATCTGGACATCGGCGTTGTCGCCCACCTTGTAGTTTTTCCTCACGTACTTCTGGATGGACTGACGGGACGCTCCGCTCCGGCTCGCGTCGTGAACAATAGCCGCTTTAATCATGTCCGAGTACTTGGGATGAGAAGCGGGCTTCTTGGGCTTGGATGCCTTCTTGGCTTTGGCTGGAGCCGTGGATGTCTCCGTCATGATgacttttttctccttcttcttctttgttttgagtAAGTTAACGAGCAAGTCCTGGAAGGTGTAAGTGTCACCCTGCTCTGTGCACAGGAACGTCGAGAAGAGCGAAATAAACGCGCAGTCAGAAATAAAGCTTTCCTTCTAAGTCCAGGTTATCGGACAATGCGCTGCTTTATTTCTgcttataaatttaaaaaaaatctcatccaCACAAAGTCACGCTTTAATACCCGGGATCAGTTTAAGTGTCTTATTCCACAGGCGCGTTAGTGAGCCTATGAAGCCTATCTGCGGACGTGATTGAGAACACCAACTGCCAGCAGCTGATCTAGCGGACTCCATGGAACTGGCGCCGTCCCGTTTGTGTTTCTTCATCCTCCAACTCCTGACAAATATAAAAACTCCCGATGAATACTACCGAGCGGAACATCACGGGCTGATAGCAGAGACATTGGGCTTCACGCCGGCACACTCGTTGTCCTCCGTCCGCGTCGGCCAACAACTTTTATTCCAGGAAAACCCGCTGGAAGTAACGCGTGCCGTGAACAATTTTGCACAATTCGCATTAAATTGACCCAAACACGCGGAACCTGGGACAAAATCACCCAACGCACATCGAAACTGCATCTATGCTCGTGCTGATGCACGCGGTTCGTGCAGTGCAGGAGTCCGTTTTTCCTTTTAATACATGGATACATTTTCACAACTAACACAGTCCGGCCATTGACTTTGAGTGACGTGGTCGAGATTATTTACTGTTAAACCTCGTATAAATTAAATGTCACGGTATCCAAGTTGCAGGTGACACTCGGGACGGTAATGTGGGTTTATTCGGATCGTGACACGCTTCGTGGGTTCCCCGTGTTTGCTCATTTTGAGGCAGAATTGGTTATAACTGTCACTATGGCAGTCTCCACTCGAGCTTCATTGTCAGGAAAGTTGCCAACACCTTCAAAGATCAGGGATTCTGATAGCGGGTCTTAAAATTGATCACACCGTTTCTGACAGGGGTCACGGATGAGTGGTCGCTGTGTGACCAGGTGTGAGTCCAGCTGCACAGGGGGGACCGCAGCCGAAACCAAAGTCCTTCAATATAGGGCGCAGTGATGGCTTTCTTTTGTTCAGGAACTGGCGCATCAGACCACAGTCAATAACAGGTTGGACGTGTGTTTTTGGTCATGATAGTGAGGGTCTGGGGTGCCGATGCAAAGCAGCCAAAAAATAGATCCCAGATAATCAACTTTGCAACAATTCTGCTGCattatttctcattttaatATCAGGTTTACTGTCCCTCCCTGCAACGCCATTTTGATTCCTATATGA
The Oreochromis aureus strain Israel breed Guangdong linkage group 8, ZZ_aureus, whole genome shotgun sequence DNA segment above includes these coding regions:
- the LOC116319928 gene encoding histone H1.0-B is translated as MTETSTAPAKAKKASKPKKPASHPKYSDMIKAAIVHDASRSGASRQSIQKYVRKNYKVGDNADVQIKMALKRLVAAGTLRHTKGIGASGSFRLTKPEDSKKSTKAAAATAPKPKKAAKPAKPKKVAKPKKVAKTPEKPKKAAAKKVKKVAKKATPVKAKKAPAKKPKAAKPKAKPAKKAAKPKAKTPKKAAKTSKKK